A region of the Dickeya chrysanthemi NCPPB 402 genome:
CGTATCGAAATCCCCGGTTGTTCGCTGTGCATGGGTAACCAGGCGCGCGTGGCAGACGGTGCGACCGTCGTGTCGACCTCCACCCGTAACTTCCCGAACCGCTTGGGTGCGGGTGCCAATGTCTATTTGGCCTCTGCTGAACTGGCTGCGGTTGCCTCGCTGCTGGGGCGTTTACCTACGCCGGATGAGTACCAGCAGTATATGGCGCAGGTGGACAAGACGGCGGATGACACTTACCGTTATCTGAACTTCGACCAGTTGCAGCAGTACACCAACAAAGCGGACAAGGTGATCTTCCAGACCGCCGTGTAAACCGCTATAGTTCGTCGCGATAAAAGGAAGGGAGGCCGAAAGGTCTCCCTTTTTTTACTGTTGTGGCACGCGATAGTGAATCAGGCAGAGGGGAACGATCATGGACTATGAGTTTGTGCGTGGTGTAACCGGGCAGGTGGTGGTCCGGATGTCGATGGGCCATGAAGCAGTCGGGCATTGGCTAAATGAAGAGGTTAAGGGCCAACAGGCCGTGCTGGACGAAGTGGAAGCGGCGGTGCGTGAGCTCTCCGGCAGTGAGCGTCAGTGGGAGCGCGCCGGTCATGAATACACCTTATTGTTGGATAGCGAAGAAGTGATGGTTCGTGCCAACCAACTGGCGTTTGAAACCGATGAGTTGGAAGAAGGCATGAGTTATTACGATGAAGAAAGCCTGTCGTTATGCGGTCTGGAGGACTTTCTGGAATTGCTGGAGAAATACCGGGCATTTGTGGATAAAGGGTGATTATTGAGGGAATACCGTCTGACGCGATCTACCGCAGAATAGGGGCGGTGAGGCATAAGCCGATGTACGGTATGAAGCCATCGCCGTGATTATTCCTCTGCGGATATAACGTCGTGAGACCCATGGATGGGTTGAGTCATACCGAGAAATTACCTGGAAAATTGAAAAGTAGCGCATATCTCCTGCCATCATTCGAATTATTCTGGTTATATGACAATTGTCTCCAATTGTATTAATAGTGTGAGTCGATGTTCTGAGCTATCGATTATGGTGTGCATTTGGCTTAGTATGAGCTAAAAATGTTATCATATTATTAAAACACACAGTAAGCGGTTAAGTTGGCACCGGAGGAAATATGAAAAATACCATGACGGTAAAAAAAC
Encoded here:
- the yacL gene encoding protein YacL; amino-acid sequence: MDYEFVRGVTGQVVVRMSMGHEAVGHWLNEEVKGQQAVLDEVEAAVRELSGSERQWERAGHEYTLLLDSEEVMVRANQLAFETDELEEGMSYYDEESLSLCGLEDFLELLEKYRAFVDKG